Part of the Caballeronia sp. SL2Y3 genome is shown below.
ATACGACGAACGGCTTCACGCGATGGCGCGTTCGCGCGGCGGACCGGTGTATGCGCTGATCCCGGCTTATCTGGACAAAGGCGATTACGATTCCGCGCGAAACGCGCGCGAGATAGCGGACTCGAAGACTGCTCTCGCAGACTATGGCTTCGTGCTCGACGTCGGTTCTTGCAAGCTGTACGACGCCCGGATTGGAGCGGGCGTCTATCCGTATCAGTGGTGCCGCGTCGCGAGTGCGCGGTAGTTGACCGCTCGCGAAGATAAAACGCTTCGTATCGCGAGTGGGCGCGCCAATAGCGCATGGCTTTTGCGCTTCGCTGGGCCGCCGTCGAAGATCAGATGCAGCAGCTCGGCCCGGGCCTCGCTCACGAAAGTGGACGACGCCCGGCGTTCACCCATATCAGATTCGGCGAACGTCCTTCACCCGCCCATGCTCCATCTCGACGATCATATTGCAGAGGTCGTCGATGATGTCCTTGTTATGGGACGCAAGCACCAGAATGTCCGCATTACCGACGAACTTGGTCATATGTGCTTCCGCCTTCTTCACGAACGATGCATCGCCGACGCTCAGCCATTCGTCCATGAGCAGCACATCCGCATGCATGCTCGTCACGATGGCGAAAGCCAGTCGCAGCACCATCCCGCTCGAATACGTGCGAACGGGCATCTGCAGATAATCTCCGAGTTCCGAGAACTCCGCGATCTGCGGCGTCAGTCGCACCATCTCCGCCTTCGACGCGCCGAGAATGAGGCCGCGAAGCACGATGTTCTCGTAGCCGGTAGCTTCGTAGTCCAGCCCCAGCGTGAGGTCGAGCAGGCTGGTCACTCGGCCCTTCGAGCAAAACCGGCCCGTCGTCGGCTCGTAGATGCCCGCCAGCATGCGCAATAGCGTCGTCTTGCCCGCGCCATTATGGCCAACGAGGCCGACCCTATCGCCCGCCTTGATTTCCAGCGTTACATCCCGCAGCGCCTCGACAACTGTGAGCTTCCGGCTATTCGCCGCGATGCGTCCGCCAGTGGCGGCGGACAGAACCATTTGTTTCAGCGATCGGTTGCTGGCTCCATAGACCGGCAGGTTAAGGCTGCAGTTACTTAAGCTAAGAAAGGCCATGCTTTAGATCCAGAAAGCGATGCGCGAGCGGAAACGGATGAACAGCGGGATGGCGATCGCGAACAGAACCGCGATGCACGCCGCTGCCCCCTCGTACAACGACGCGTCCGGCACAGGGCCATAAAGCGGTCCGCGCACGAGTTGGATAAAAATGTACAGTGGGTTCCACTCGGCGAAATAGGCGCGGTGCCCGAGCGCGTTCGGCTTCCAAAAGATTGGCGTGAGGAAGAAGGCCAGTTGAACCACGCTCCCCACGATCGGCTGCATATCCCTGAAACGTGCGCAGAAGATTCCCAGAATGAGCGAAAGCGGAACTGCGGCGATGGCGATAAGGAGCAGGCCGGGGATGGCCATGAGCCATTCGACCTTCGGAGAGATGCTGAGATACAGCATCACCGGGATGTACGCCAATATGTTATGAGCGAAGAACAGAAAGTTGCGGTAGACACTGCGGAAGATATGCAACGTCAGCGGCAAACGCACCGACCGCACAATGCTGTCCGCGCCCGTGAAGACGATGCAACCCTCCAGAATCAACGTGGAAACGAGCCCCCACGTAATAATGCCGAGCGCGAGGTACGGCACGAAATCTTCAGTGCTGAAGTTGAGCAGCGCACCATAAAGCGGGCCCATTGCCGCAATCGTCACGGCCATCGTCAAGGTAATCCACAATGGTCCCAGGACCGAGCGGCGATAGCGTTGCCTGATGTCCTGCCAAGCCAAGGTCGACCAGATGGGAAAGGCCTTGATGCCGTCGACGAGGTCGCGCAGGGCGCGTGAGGCTCGACCCTCTACCGGCATGTTGGAAGTGTCTTGCATGTGAGCCTGTTTCCTCCTGAATGCTTAAAAGTCCGCGAGCTGCGACGAACCGCGCGTGAACACGGGGTCACCTGCCTCCAGTAGCGACGTTTCGCGGATAAGGCCACACATTGTAAGTGGGGGATGGCGGTTTCCAACGACGCCGCCAACTCAAGGCGACTGAGCGACCGTCCTATGGTTGCGCAGGTTTGCTGAAACCAAAATTCTACCTCAGTCATCCGCTCGGCCGTCCGCCAAAACCTCTGAAGCTATACTACAAGGTTTGAGCCGAATTCTTCCCGGAGCGTCCCTTATGCCGAAGGACAATGACAACACGTCGCGGTCGCAACCTAGCGGCGACATCGCAGCAACATCGGCAGAGCAGGTCGCCAGCCCGGAACGAGTCACGGCCGAAGGCGAATACATTGCTGGCGAACAAAAGGCCGCGAGTCGTCACGACCCGCAGAATGTGATTGCGGCCCAAGAGCGCACCATCGCGCGGCTCCAGGCCGATCTACAGGCCATGCGCGATTCGATGTCGTGGCGAGTGACGGCGCCGCTCAGGATCGGCGTGACTCGCATGCGGCGCTTGCAGCGGGCACTGAACTCCGTCTCACAGCATCTGCGCATGCGTGGAGGCGTCGGGCCCGCGCTGACACACTATCACGCGATTCTTCGAAGGGAGGGCTTCGACGGCGTGCGCCGCCGTGCTGTCCGCATCTTGCAACCTACTGCTGGGGACACGTCTCCCGAGGCGTACGCGGCATGGATCCGTCGCCATGACAGCATCGATGCGGCGAAACGAGCGGAACTAACGGCAGCCGTCGGCCAGTTGAAGTCCCAGCCGCTCATCTCCGTCCTCGTGCCGGTCTATAACAGCGACTTGCAACTCCTGACCGAGATGATTCAGTCAGTCCGCTCGCAGATCTACCCGCACTGGGAGCTTTGCCTTGCCGACGACGCTTCGACGAAACCGGAGATTCGCCCGTATCTGGAGCGACTCGCGTCCGAGGATGCGCGCATCAAAGTCGTGTTTCGCGAGCGCAATGGTCATATCTCCGAGGCAAGCAACAGCGCACTCGGCATTGCGACCGGAGCTTTCATCGCCCTGCTCGACCATGACGATATCTTGCCCGAGCACGCCCTGTTCATGGTCGTGAAGGCGATCAACGAGCATCCCAAGGCGCGACTCTTCTATAGCGACGAAGACAAGATCGAACTCGACGGCACGCGGAAAGCGCCTTACTTCAAAAGCGACTTCAACCAGGAGCTTTTCCTCGCGCAGAACCTTTTCTCGCATCTCGGCGTGTATGAAGCGGCACTGATCAGGCAGGTCGGCGGATTCCGGCGAGGGTTCGAGGGTAGCCAGGATCACGACCTCGCGTTGCGTTGTATCGAGGCCGCCGGAAGCGAGGCGGTTCACCACATTCCCCATGTGCTTTATCACTGGAGAGTGACGCCCGAAAGCACAGCAAGCAAGGGAGGCGCCAAGCCGTATGCGCTGGAGGCGGGGATTCGGGCGGTCAACGAACACCTGGCGCGCATCGGTATCGACGGCAAGGCGGAGCGTCAAGGGCCGGACATCGATCTGATTCGTGTTCGCTATGGCGTGCCGACGCCGGCACCGTTGCTTTCGATCATCATCCCCACGCGGGACGGCGTGGAGTTACTTCGCCAATGCATCGAGAGCATCTTCGCCAAGAGCACCTATCCGCGCTTCGAGGTGATCGTAGTCGACAACGGCAGCGTCAAGACAGAGACCTTTCAATACTTCGATAGCCTCCGCGTCCGGCCTAACGTGCGAGTGCTCAGAGACGACCGGCCCTTCAATTTTTCGGCATTGAACAACGGAGCGGTCGCGCAGGCGAATGGCGAGTTCATCTGCCTGCTGAACAACGACATCGAAGTTCTTTCGCCCGACTGGATCGAAGAGATGGTATCGCTCGCCGCTCAGCCGGGGAACGGTGCAGTCGGTGCTTGCCTCTGGTATCCCAACGACACATTGCAACATGGCGGAATCATTCTCGGCCTCGGGGGAATCGCCGGGCATATGCATTACAAAGCCCCGCGCCATGCCTTCGGATATTTCGGCCGCGCCGTGTCGACTCAGAATCTTTCAGCGGTCACCGCAGCCTGCCTTGTCATCCGCAAATCGATATACGAGGCCGTGGGTGGATTGGACGAGGAACTGGCGGTCGCATTCAACGATGTAGACTTTTGCATTCGAGTACGCGAAGCGGGCCATCGGAACGTATGGACGCCGCATGCATCGCTGTACCATCACGAGTCCGCTACGCGCGGCTCCGACATGGCGCCCGAGAAAGCCAAGCGTTTCATGAGCGAAATCGGGTGGATGGAAAGCCGTTGGGGAGAATTGCTACTGCGCGATCCGTTCTACAACCCGAATCTCACGCTGGAAACTTCCGGGCAGCCGTTCGAATTGGCAAGAGAGCCGCGGATCGGGCAATTCGAATGCTAAGTCACTCGATTTCCAGCATGCGATGATTGGTGTACTCAGTCGCTGCTAGGTATAACGACCGCGTGGCAAAAGGAACTCTACGTTGGTCAACATGAAATCGGTGACGAAATAACGATGTTTCAAGCTAATGATTTTCCGTGTGTGTGGCTCACAGGCCTTTCGGGCGCCGGCAAGTCGACGATCGCCAATGGACTGATCGCTGTCTTGCGAGAAAGCGGCCAGGCGGCGCTTCTGCTCGATGGAGACGTATTGCGTAACGGGCTGAGCCGCGACCTGTCTTTTTCTGTGCAGGATCGCGCCGAGAACGTACGGCGCGCCGCAGAGATTGCGCGCCTCGCGGCCGATGCCGGGATCGTTCCGGTGGTTGCGCTTATTTCGCCGTTGCGGTCTGAACGCGCACGCGCAAAGGACATCGTCGGCGACAGTCGCTTTATCGAAATTTTCGTCGACACGCCGTTGACATTATGTGAGGCACGCGATCCGAAGGGTCTGTACGTGCAGGCGCGCAAAGGCGCCATCAAGGAATTCACCGGAATCAGCAGCCCCTACGAAGCGCCGGAATCCCCAGACGTACATCTGTCGACTGAGGGCTCCAGCCCCGATCAGTGCGTTCAAGCGATCATGAACCACCTGGCTCGCCGCACCCGCAAAAACTAGCGCTGAATCAAGCGGTCTGATTCACCGGATCCGCTTGGCGGTTCTCCTCGACTCTTGCCTGCGTATCCGCGACGACGTCATGCAAACCGGCGGCGTCGTCTTGTGAGACTGACGTTTCGCCGGTCGTCCCGTAGAAGTTTGCCGTCGCGAGCAATCGATAGTCGTCTGCGAATCGCTTCTGGATCAGATCCACGAGGTACGGGTCGCGGAAGCTCTCGGGCGACGGATATTGACCGCAAACCATCTTGAAGCCGACGAAGGCTTCCCCAGGCACGTCGAATACGTCTTCCCCAATGTTGAGTTGTGAATGCGTCGCATGCGGCGCGAAGTTCCGCAGCTCGATGGATCGAAGCAAAGGATGCATCTTCCATTGGTCTTCGAGTCGGCGCATCTCGAGGACGACGGTGGGTTGCTCACCGCCAAGGAACGACGACTGGCTGCGCCAGTGCATATCCAGTTGTTCGTCCGGAAAGGACGCGAGGTGCACCACGAATTCGCGGAAAGTGATGGAAGTGCGCCAATCCGGACGTTGGCGCTTTCTTTGCGCGCGCCATACGTAATCGAGCAGTTCGTGAACGAACAACTCTTCCGCAAGTATGTCCGTCAGTTTGTTCAGATACGCGGAAACCGCGCGCTCGAAAGGATCGCGCAACACTGCGATGCACGGCCAGTCTTTCGCCCCTTCTTGTGCGGCTTCGAAGCGGGCACCGAACTGATGCGGATGCGCCCCATTAATGACTGAATGCCCGAGGCTATTCATAACCGTCGAACACGCGTTTTTGGGGATGCGGATGAACCTGAGCTTGTGCTCGGGAAAGTAGAGGATAGTCATTGCCGATAGCCTTCGCGTTTTTACTAATGCGAGTCTACATAATCGGCGGCTTTCCTGCTTTATCAGATATTACGAAAGGGCCCATTCGCTTGGCCCATCCGTCGCGGATGCCGCGCGCGGACATTCGCACGTGGCGAGAACCGTCCGGGATAAAAAATGCGTAAATGAGCAATCTGAAAGGAAGTTTGACCGCTTCGGTCGTCTTCCATGTCAAAGGTACGTCTCGACGGCGAAGGAGGTAGATTGCGTTACGAAACAAATAGTAATGGCGAAGCGGAGAATGCATTGGATAGTTTCGCCCGAGGACACGAACCGGCGCCTCCCCCAATTCATGAACCATTCTCACCCAGGGCAGCCCCAATAACCGGTACCCTCGCGTACGGGCGCGCATGCACCATTCCGTGTCGACGAAATCAATAAAGAGACCGTCGTCCATTGGACCGATCTCATCCCACAGCCGCAGATTAATG
Proteins encoded:
- a CDS encoding ABC transporter ATP-binding protein, with protein sequence MAFLSLSNCSLNLPVYGASNRSLKQMVLSAATGGRIAANSRKLTVVEALRDVTLEIKAGDRVGLVGHNGAGKTTLLRMLAGIYEPTTGRFCSKGRVTSLLDLTLGLDYEATGYENIVLRGLILGASKAEMVRLTPQIAEFSELGDYLQMPVRTYSSGMVLRLAFAIVTSMHADVLLMDEWLSVGDASFVKKAEAHMTKFVGNADILVLASHNKDIIDDLCNMIVEMEHGRVKDVRRI
- a CDS encoding ABC transporter permease, encoding MQDTSNMPVEGRASRALRDLVDGIKAFPIWSTLAWQDIRQRYRRSVLGPLWITLTMAVTIAAMGPLYGALLNFSTEDFVPYLALGIITWGLVSTLILEGCIVFTGADSIVRSVRLPLTLHIFRSVYRNFLFFAHNILAYIPVMLYLSISPKVEWLMAIPGLLLIAIAAVPLSLILGIFCARFRDMQPIVGSVVQLAFFLTPIFWKPNALGHRAYFAEWNPLYIFIQLVRGPLYGPVPDASLYEGAAACIAVLFAIAIPLFIRFRSRIAFWI
- a CDS encoding glycosyltransferase, which produces MSWRVTAPLRIGVTRMRRLQRALNSVSQHLRMRGGVGPALTHYHAILRREGFDGVRRRAVRILQPTAGDTSPEAYAAWIRRHDSIDAAKRAELTAAVGQLKSQPLISVLVPVYNSDLQLLTEMIQSVRSQIYPHWELCLADDASTKPEIRPYLERLASEDARIKVVFRERNGHISEASNSALGIATGAFIALLDHDDILPEHALFMVVKAINEHPKARLFYSDEDKIELDGTRKAPYFKSDFNQELFLAQNLFSHLGVYEAALIRQVGGFRRGFEGSQDHDLALRCIEAAGSEAVHHIPHVLYHWRVTPESTASKGGAKPYALEAGIRAVNEHLARIGIDGKAERQGPDIDLIRVRYGVPTPAPLLSIIIPTRDGVELLRQCIESIFAKSTYPRFEVIVVDNGSVKTETFQYFDSLRVRPNVRVLRDDRPFNFSALNNGAVAQANGEFICLLNNDIEVLSPDWIEEMVSLAAQPGNGAVGACLWYPNDTLQHGGIILGLGGIAGHMHYKAPRHAFGYFGRAVSTQNLSAVTAACLVIRKSIYEAVGGLDEELAVAFNDVDFCIRVREAGHRNVWTPHASLYHHESATRGSDMAPEKAKRFMSEIGWMESRWGELLLRDPFYNPNLTLETSGQPFELAREPRIGQFEC
- the cysC gene encoding adenylyl-sulfate kinase, whose amino-acid sequence is MFQANDFPCVWLTGLSGAGKSTIANGLIAVLRESGQAALLLDGDVLRNGLSRDLSFSVQDRAENVRRAAEIARLAADAGIVPVVALISPLRSERARAKDIVGDSRFIEIFVDTPLTLCEARDPKGLYVQARKGAIKEFTGISSPYEAPESPDVHLSTEGSSPDQCVQAIMNHLARRTRKN
- a CDS encoding sulfotransferase family 2 domain-containing protein, whose translation is MTILYFPEHKLRFIRIPKNACSTVMNSLGHSVINGAHPHQFGARFEAAQEGAKDWPCIAVLRDPFERAVSAYLNKLTDILAEELFVHELLDYVWRAQRKRQRPDWRTSITFREFVVHLASFPDEQLDMHWRSQSSFLGGEQPTVVLEMRRLEDQWKMHPLLRSIELRNFAPHATHSQLNIGEDVFDVPGEAFVGFKMVCGQYPSPESFRDPYLVDLIQKRFADDYRLLATANFYGTTGETSVSQDDAAGLHDVVADTQARVEENRQADPVNQTA